The genome window CGCGACACTCAACCTGGTGAGCGGGCACCGCTACGGTCTCGTGGGTCCGAACGGGTGCGGCaagtcgacgctgctgcgggtgctgGGCTGCCATGAGATTCCCTTCCCGTCACACGTGGACCGCTACTACGTTTCccaggaggtggaggcgtcCGACATGCCCGCGCTGGACGCCGTGCTCGCCGTCGACAAGGAGCGCGAGAATCTCGAGGCAGAGATGGAGGACCTGGCGCTCGGCGATCAGGAGGACCCGCGCGTGCTGAGTCGTCTGGATGACATCTACAAGCGACTCGACGAACTCGACGCCGACACGGCGGCCGCGCGCGCTGGCAAGATTCTGTTCGGTCTCGGCTTTACGAAGGAGATGCAGCGACGCCCGACGAAGGCCTTCTCTGGTGGCTGGCGAATGCGCATCTCGCTGGCACAGGCGCTGTTCATCAACCCaactgtgctgctgctggatgAGCCGACGAACCACCTCGATATTGAGGCGGTTGTCTGGCTGGAGAATTACCTCAGCAAGTTCAAGAAAACGCTCTTCATGGTGTCGCACTCGCAGGACTTCATGAATAACATTTGCACCGACATTTGCCACATGCACCTGAAGAAGCTGAACTGCTACGACGGCAACTACGATCAGTACTGCACCACCcgcgaagagaaggagagcaacCAGATGAAGAAGTACCAGTGGGAGCAGAACCAGATCAAGAACATGAAGGAGTACATTGCTCGCTTCGGCCACGGTAGTGCCAAGCTCGCGCGTCAGGCGCAGTCCAAGGAGAAAACGCTGGCGAAGATGACCCGTGGCGGCCTCACAGACGCGGTCGTCAAGGACAGTCGCATCAACTTCGACTTCCCGTGCGCCGGCCCGCTTCCGCCACCAATGCTGCAGTTCCGAGAGGTCTCGTTCAACTACCCGGGCCGCCCGTCCCTCTTCCAGAACCTCGACCTCGGCGTCAACATGGACTCTCGCATATGCCTCGTCGGCCCCAACGGTGCTGGTAAGACGACCCTGACGAAGCTCATGTGCCGCGAGCTGGAACCGACCACCGGGTACGTGGCAAAGAACGCGCACTGCGTGATGGCCCGCTTCCATCAGCACTTTGTGGACCAGATTAATATGGATCTGACACCGCTGGAGTGGATGCTACAGGAATACCCGGAGGTGACACAGCCGCCCATCCTGCGCAGTGCCCTAGGTCGCTTTGGCGTGTCTGGCAAGGCTCAGATGACACCGATGAAGATGCTCTCCGACGGACAGAAGTCGCGTGTGGTCTTCGCGTGGATAGCCTACAAGCGCCCACATTTTATCATCCTCGATGAGCCGACAAACCACCTGGATATCGAGTCCATCGACGCCCTCGCGGACGCCATCAACAGCTTCGAGGGTGCCGTCGTGGTCGTCTCGCACGACCTGCGGCTCCTGGCGCAAATTGCGGATGAAATCTGGATTGTTGAGAAGGGCGAGGCGAAGCGGTTCAATGGCGACATTGCCGACTACAAGGAGCACGTGCAAAATGAGGTGAACCGTATGATGCAGAGCTACGCGGCCTCCCTGTAAGgcggagaaaaggaaaagcatagagagagaagagagagagctcaCGCCCACGATGGGGTGGTGCAGCTCGAGGCGCGTTGCTGTCTTCCCTCGCTGATTTACTTGTTGGTTTTTGTTCGTTTTCGCTCTCAAGTGTCAGGTgcggaagagaggaggagcgaatGCGCCGCGTATCGGGTGAAGCGCGCTTCACAGAGCCTGTCGTGAGTCCCGCTCACCCCCACAAGCATAGAAATGTGTCAGCCACCGCTCCAAGGGGAAGGCGAGCCTTCGCCTCTTTGGTGTACACATTTTGGAGGAAGTCCTTGTGGTACTGGTTAGGAGATGAGGCgcgatagagagagggggggagctgAGTTCATGGTGATCTGTCGTGAGTCACGTAACGGGTCGGCGCCGTACAGCAAGACATGACAGTGGTTAGGTCAAGGCAGATTTTGGAGAAgtaggagggaggggggcgaggaACCTGCTTTACATGTGCTCTGGGCGCGTCTCTAAGCCTCTCAACCTTCTTCGGACTCCCATGAGCCGCTCACCCAGCCTCCTCTTCTTGCCGGTGTCAAGCCTCAACTTCATGATTTCCTCCCGTGTATAGGTCTCTTTCCGTCCTCATCGTCTCCTCTCAACTACCGCCCTCGTTGAGGCGACTGTGTAGGTGCTTGCCCGGATGCTTAACTTAACCGATACCACTGCCAAACATCCTTTCTTGCTATGCGTTTGCTTTGACGAAAGGGAGAGCGGTAGTGATGTCTGTGGAGTCCAAAGAGTGAGAGTGTATGAGGGTATACAGATGGCTGAACAGGAGTGATAGTAAGCGGCCAAGAGGACGAAAAGCAACGCGTGCCCTAATTCACGGAGACACGCTGGGGACAACGCGCAGTGTGGTGTGGCCAGAGGGTGTCGCTACACCCTTTCATCGCACCGCATGTTCGCCAGCGATGTCGTGCGAAAAGTTGTGCTCCATACGCCTTCGCtgtgctttctttttttgtgcgtgtgtgctttaGCTTGGCAAGCCGCAGGGTAATCTTCGTCTGACATGCTTGGCTccccaacaccaccaccaccacccctcgcctcccgcagcacg of Leishmania braziliensis MHOM/BR/75/M2904 complete genome, chromosome 19 contains these proteins:
- a CDS encoding putative ABC transporter, with product MGKPKYLKKKQAAAAAADAGSEDGADRDMNDSTAITNGSTTTAENVPAKKTAVGEAEPQSSGAMVSFADPVYRQGVNDILVEKIDISYQGNAILENATLNLVSGHRYGLVGPNGCGKSTLLRVLGCHEIPFPSHVDRYYVSQEVEASDMPALDAVLAVDKERENLEAEMEDLALGDQEDPRVLSRLDDIYKRLDELDADTAAARAGKILFGLGFTKEMQRRPTKAFSGGWRMRISLAQALFINPTVLLLDEPTNHLDIEAVVWLENYLSKFKKTLFMVSHSQDFMNNICTDICHMHLKKLNCYDGNYDQYCTTREEKESNQMKKYQWEQNQIKNMKEYIARFGHGSAKLARQAQSKEKTLAKMTRGGLTDAVVKDSRINFDFPCAGPLPPPMLQFREVSFNYPGRPSLFQNLDLGVNMDSRICLVGPNGAGKTTLTKLMCRELEPTTGYVAKNAHCVMARFHQHFVDQINMDLTPLEWMLQEYPEVTQPPILRSALGRFGVSGKAQMTPMKMLSDGQKSRVVFAWIAYKRPHFIILDEPTNHLDIESIDALADAINSFEGAVVVVSHDLRLLAQIADEIWIVEKGEAKRFNGDIADYKEHVQNEVNRMMQSYAASL